Proteins from a single region of Stutzerimonas stutzeri:
- a CDS encoding patatin-like phospholipase family protein — MRRVLISMLFLLAMPMVVAQPAQPKTGLVLSGGAARGLAHVGVLKALEEQGVRIDAIAGTSMGAVVGGLYAAGYSVAELERLALTLDWQQVLSDDPPRQDIPYRRKQDDRDFLIKQKLSFRDDGSLGLPLGVIQGQNLALLLERLLVHASDTRDFDQLPIPFRAVATDIANDEKVIFRRGHLPQVIRASMSIPAVFAPVELDGRLLVDGGMVDNIPMDVARDMGVDRLIVVDIGTPLKPRKELLTVVDVLNQTTTMMTRRNSEAQLATLQPQDLLIQPPLAAYGSTDFDRAEQLVDAGYRATLALEGRLADMRTTSGGNPALSLARSRDPRTPMITAIEVENDSKVSDAVIRRHIRQELGAPLDLEHLQKDMGTLYGLDYFERVEYRVQRGELGNTLIISAREKRTGTDYLRLGLSLSDDFRGDSVFNLGASYRKNGINELGAEWLTRLQLGDRQELYSEFYQPLDAGSRWFIAPNLFLEAQNVESILDNDPIAEYRLQRYGYGLNVGRQIANNGEIRFGVGQAWGEADVRIGERDLPDFSFTEGYYELQYSFDTLDNVDFPREGEDIRLTLRQYDPTLSSDQRYRQWNIKLDKALSHDANTWVLGGRYGRTMDDAEVVTSSFLLGGARQLSGFRQDALAGQNISLARMVYYRRMTQRSFLPLSFPVYLGGSLERGRAWNNDNDFDSGYINAASIFLGYDTPLGPLNFGYGVNDEDEQALYMNLGRSF, encoded by the coding sequence ATGCGCCGCGTTTTGATTTCCATGCTGTTTTTGCTTGCCATGCCAATGGTTGTTGCACAACCGGCTCAGCCAAAGACCGGGCTAGTCCTATCTGGAGGCGCAGCGCGCGGGCTGGCACACGTTGGCGTGCTCAAGGCACTGGAGGAGCAAGGTGTACGCATCGACGCCATCGCCGGCACCAGCATGGGTGCCGTGGTTGGCGGGTTGTACGCTGCGGGGTACAGCGTCGCCGAGCTTGAACGCCTTGCACTGACGCTAGATTGGCAACAGGTACTCTCCGATGACCCGCCACGCCAGGACATTCCCTATCGACGCAAACAGGATGATCGCGACTTCCTGATCAAGCAGAAGCTCAGCTTCCGCGACGACGGCAGCCTTGGCCTCCCCCTGGGGGTGATTCAAGGCCAGAATCTCGCCCTGCTGCTCGAGCGCCTGCTGGTACATGCCAGCGACACCCGCGACTTCGATCAGCTGCCGATTCCCTTCCGTGCCGTGGCCACAGACATCGCCAACGACGAAAAAGTAATCTTTCGCCGCGGCCACCTGCCTCAGGTTATCCGTGCCAGCATGTCGATTCCGGCCGTATTCGCGCCAGTGGAGCTGGATGGCCGCCTGCTGGTCGATGGCGGCATGGTCGATAACATCCCGATGGACGTGGCCCGCGATATGGGCGTCGACCGCCTGATCGTGGTGGACATCGGCACCCCGCTCAAGCCACGCAAGGAGTTATTGACCGTCGTCGATGTGCTCAACCAGACCACCACCATGATGACCCGCCGCAACTCCGAGGCCCAGTTGGCCACGTTGCAGCCGCAGGATCTCCTGATCCAGCCGCCGTTGGCCGCATACGGCTCCACCGACTTCGACCGTGCCGAGCAACTGGTCGACGCCGGCTATCGCGCCACGCTTGCACTGGAGGGTCGTCTGGCCGACATGCGAACTACGAGTGGCGGCAACCCGGCCCTGAGCCTGGCGCGCTCCAGAGACCCGCGCACACCGATGATCACAGCGATAGAGGTAGAGAACGACTCCAAAGTCAGCGATGCAGTGATCCGCCGGCATATTCGCCAGGAGCTGGGCGCTCCGCTGGACCTGGAGCATCTGCAGAAGGACATGGGCACGCTCTACGGTCTGGATTACTTCGAGCGTGTCGAATATCGGGTCCAGCGTGGTGAGCTCGGCAATACGCTCATCATTAGTGCCCGCGAGAAGCGTACCGGCACCGATTACCTGCGCCTTGGGCTGAGCCTCTCGGACGACTTTCGCGGGGACAGCGTCTTCAACCTGGGCGCCAGCTATCGCAAGAACGGTATAAACGAGTTGGGCGCCGAATGGCTCACACGCCTGCAGTTGGGTGATCGCCAGGAGCTATACAGCGAGTTCTATCAACCGCTCGATGCCGGGTCGCGCTGGTTCATCGCGCCCAACCTGTTTCTCGAGGCCCAGAACGTCGAGTCCATTCTCGACAACGACCCGATCGCTGAATATCGCCTGCAGCGCTACGGTTACGGGCTGAACGTAGGACGGCAGATCGCCAACAATGGCGAGATCCGTTTCGGAGTCGGTCAGGCCTGGGGCGAGGCGGACGTGCGAATCGGCGAGCGTGACCTACCGGATTTCAGCTTCACCGAGGGCTATTACGAGCTGCAGTATTCCTTCGATACGTTGGACAACGTCGACTTCCCGCGCGAAGGCGAGGACATTCGCCTGACTCTGCGTCAGTACGACCCGACGCTCAGTTCGGACCAGCGCTACCGGCAGTGGAACATCAAGCTGGACAAGGCGCTCAGTCACGACGCCAATACCTGGGTATTGGGCGGGCGCTATGGACGCACGATGGACGATGCAGAAGTCGTGACCTCAAGCTTTCTGCTTGGCGGTGCCCGCCAGCTTTCGGGCTTCCGCCAGGACGCATTGGCAGGCCAGAACATCAGCCTGGCTCGTATGGTGTACTACCGCCGCATGACGCAGCGGTCATTTCTGCCGTTGTCATTCCCGGTCTATCTGGGTGGGTCGCTTGAGCGCGGTCGCGCCTGGAACAACGACAATGACTTCGACAGCGGCTACATAAATGCCGCCAGCATCTTCCTCGGGTACGACACGCCGTTAGGTCCGCTGAACTTCGGGTATGGCGTCAATGACGAGGACGAACAAGCGCTGTACATGAATCTGGGTCGTAGCTTCTAA
- a CDS encoding MarR family transcriptional regulator — MYAEQHRFAMQLAQLSRGWRAELDRRLADLGLSQARWLVLLHLARFDHEPTQRELAQSVAVEGPTLARLLDSLEAQGLVHRKASAEDRRAKRISLGAPALPLIEKIEAISTQVRHDAFAGIDEEDLRKCQQVHARILANLDKR; from the coding sequence ATGTACGCCGAGCAACATCGTTTTGCCATGCAATTGGCGCAACTCTCGCGTGGCTGGCGCGCGGAACTGGATCGACGTTTAGCCGATCTCGGATTGTCACAGGCGCGTTGGCTGGTGCTTTTACACCTCGCCCGGTTCGACCATGAGCCCACACAACGGGAGCTGGCGCAAAGCGTCGCGGTAGAAGGGCCGACCCTGGCCCGCCTGCTGGACAGCCTTGAGGCGCAGGGGCTGGTGCACCGTAAAGCTTCGGCCGAAGATCGTCGGGCCAAGCGCATTTCCCTCGGTGCTCCGGCATTGCCGCTGATCGAGAAGATCGAGGCCATTTCCACGCAGGTCCGGCATGACGCCTTCGCCGGCATCGACGAAGAGGATTTGCGCAAATGCCAGCAGGTGCATGCGCGCATTCTCGCCAATCTGGATAAGCGTTGA
- the recQ gene encoding DNA helicase RecQ: MLDQAQRILKDVFGYDAFRGNQGAIIERVGSGGDALVLMPTGGGKSLCYQVPALLREGLAVVVSPLIALMDDQVATLDELGVSAVALNSTLGADEQRDIAERIRRNEIKMLYLAPERLVQPRMLAFLQRLDIALFAIDEAHCVSQWGHDFRPEYMQLGQLAELFPGVPRVALTATADKRTREEIVQRLHLENAERFLSSFDRPNIFYRIVPKEQPRKQLLGFLAERRGDAGIVYCMSRKKVDDLAAFLTEQGFPALPYHAGLPSELRAYHQKRFLNEEGLIMVATIAFGMGIDKPNVRFVAHLDLPKSLEAYYQETGRAGRDGLPADAWMAYGLQDVIFLKQMLNNSEGDERHKRVEQHKLDAMLALCEETRCRRQVLLAYFDEELPNPCGHCDNCVDGVQTWDATEPARQALSAIYRSGQRYGVGHLVDVLLGRDNDKVRGLGHQHLSVFGVGKALTEPEWRSLFRQLVARGLADVDLEGFGGLRLSDSCRPLLRGEVTLELRRELASKTAKPAASAASQLVRSEERETWEALRTLRRKLAEEHSVPPYVIFPDATLLEMLRSQPASLSDMASISGVGARKLERYGQAFLEVLQGNVAAAKSPADLRHELITLARSGMTPAQIARQLDCSEKNVYTMLAEAIGLQQLSLEQALDLPEDMLGEIQEAFLDGEGELPPVSAVAEQFAGRVSEQVLYCVRAALQVEFEL; encoded by the coding sequence ATGCTCGACCAGGCACAGCGCATCCTCAAAGACGTATTTGGCTACGACGCGTTTCGTGGTAACCAAGGCGCGATCATCGAGCGTGTCGGCAGTGGCGGCGATGCGCTCGTTCTGATGCCGACCGGTGGCGGCAAGTCGCTGTGCTACCAGGTTCCAGCGCTTTTGCGCGAAGGGCTTGCGGTGGTGGTGTCACCGCTGATCGCGCTGATGGACGATCAGGTGGCGACCCTCGACGAGCTGGGCGTTTCGGCCGTGGCACTCAATTCGACGCTAGGCGCCGACGAGCAGCGTGACATCGCCGAGCGTATCCGCCGCAACGAGATCAAGATGCTCTACCTGGCGCCGGAGCGGCTGGTCCAGCCGCGTATGCTGGCGTTCCTGCAAAGGCTAGATATCGCCTTATTCGCCATCGACGAAGCCCACTGCGTCTCCCAGTGGGGGCACGACTTCCGCCCTGAGTACATGCAGCTCGGCCAGCTTGCCGAGTTATTCCCCGGAGTGCCGCGTGTTGCCCTGACGGCGACCGCGGACAAGCGCACTCGGGAAGAGATCGTTCAGCGCCTGCATTTGGAGAATGCCGAGCGCTTCCTTTCCAGCTTCGATCGCCCGAACATATTCTATCGAATCGTGCCCAAGGAGCAGCCACGCAAGCAGTTGCTGGGCTTCCTTGCCGAGCGACGCGGCGACGCCGGTATCGTTTACTGCATGTCGCGCAAGAAGGTCGATGACCTGGCCGCGTTTCTGACCGAGCAGGGCTTCCCGGCGCTGCCTTATCACGCAGGCTTGCCCAGCGAGCTGCGTGCCTACCATCAGAAGCGGTTCCTCAACGAGGAAGGGCTGATAATGGTGGCGACCATTGCCTTTGGCATGGGTATCGATAAGCCTAACGTACGCTTCGTCGCACACCTGGATCTGCCCAAATCCCTGGAGGCTTACTATCAGGAAACCGGGCGAGCAGGGCGCGACGGACTGCCGGCCGACGCCTGGATGGCCTACGGTCTGCAGGATGTGATCTTCCTCAAGCAGATGCTCAATAACTCCGAAGGCGACGAGCGCCATAAACGGGTCGAGCAGCACAAGCTCGATGCGATGCTGGCACTGTGTGAGGAAACTCGCTGCCGCCGGCAGGTACTGCTCGCCTACTTCGATGAAGAGCTGCCCAACCCCTGTGGTCATTGCGACAACTGTGTGGATGGCGTTCAGACCTGGGATGCCACCGAACCGGCGCGTCAGGCGCTCTCGGCCATTTATCGCAGCGGACAGCGCTATGGGGTGGGGCATCTGGTCGATGTTCTGCTGGGACGCGATAACGACAAGGTGCGCGGCCTTGGCCATCAGCATCTGTCTGTATTTGGTGTCGGCAAAGCGCTTACGGAGCCGGAGTGGCGGTCACTTTTCCGTCAGTTGGTGGCCAGGGGGCTGGCTGATGTCGATCTCGAAGGCTTTGGCGGGTTGCGTCTGAGCGACAGTTGCCGCCCGTTGCTGCGCGGAGAGGTGACCCTAGAGTTGCGTCGCGAATTGGCCAGCAAGACCGCAAAGCCCGCCGCCAGCGCTGCCAGTCAGCTGGTGCGCAGCGAAGAACGTGAGACCTGGGAAGCGCTGCGCACACTACGCCGCAAGTTGGCGGAGGAGCACAGCGTACCGCCGTATGTGATTTTCCCTGACGCCACACTGCTGGAGATGCTGCGTAGCCAGCCAGCGTCGCTGTCGGACATGGCCTCCATCAGTGGGGTAGGGGCACGCAAGCTGGAGCGATACGGCCAGGCTTTTCTGGAAGTACTACAGGGCAATGTAGCTGCGGCCAAATCGCCTGCCGATCTGCGTCATGAACTGATCACCCTTGCGCGCTCCGGCATGACGCCCGCACAGATCGCTCGTCAACTCGATTGCAGCGAGAAAAACGTTTACACCATGCTCGCCGAGGCAATCGGGTTGCAGCAGCTAAGCCTGGAGCAAGCGCTGGACCTGCCTGAGGATATGCTTGGGGAGATTCAGGAGGCGTTTCTGGACGGCGAAGGCGAGTTGCCGCCCGTGAGTGCTGTGGCGGAGCAGTTTGCCGGTCGTGTATCAGAGCAGGTGCTCTATTGCGTGCGTGCAGCCCTGCAGGTCGAGTTCGAATTGTAA
- a CDS encoding YecA family protein: MSFAEQLARLQVFLDADDLHEEALDYIAAHGYLTALCICSEQVPEREWIDALFSEPPKYQDDTEREAIEATLIQLKAHIARQLASDEDMELPCELDLGEEPDESDLRGWCIGFMEGVFMREAIWFEDSEEEVSELLLPIMVGSGLFDEQPEFADIADDADLVDEMVAQIPELLTALYLICHAPEEKPALLKPRRH, encoded by the coding sequence ATGTCATTCGCCGAGCAACTCGCCCGCCTGCAAGTCTTTCTTGATGCAGATGATCTGCACGAGGAAGCACTGGATTACATCGCCGCCCATGGCTACCTGACCGCGCTTTGTATCTGCTCCGAGCAGGTGCCCGAGCGCGAATGGATCGATGCCCTGTTCTCCGAGCCGCCCAAATACCAAGACGACACCGAACGTGAAGCCATCGAGGCTACGCTCATCCAACTCAAGGCACACATCGCGCGCCAACTGGCTAGCGACGAAGACATGGAGCTGCCGTGTGAGCTGGACCTGGGCGAAGAGCCGGACGAATCCGACCTGCGCGGCTGGTGCATCGGCTTCATGGAAGGCGTGTTCATGCGCGAAGCGATCTGGTTCGAGGACTCTGAGGAAGAAGTCAGCGAGCTGCTGCTGCCGATCATGGTCGGCTCGGGTTTGTTCGACGAGCAGCCTGAGTTCGCTGACATTGCCGATGACGCCGACTTGGTTGACGAAATGGTCGCGCAGATTCCGGAGTTGCTCACGGCGCTGTACCTGATCTGCCACGCCCCTGAGGAAAAGCCTGCTCTACTCAAGCCTCGTCGCCACTGA
- a CDS encoding YbaN family protein gives MAHRDIQQHRNPLVRSLLLATGWLAVALGVIGIFLPVLPTTPFLLLAAACFVRSSQRFYDWLVGHPRLGPWFRDYLEGNGIPLKGKAYAIATMWVSIGISCWLVPLIWARIGMLLSATLVTLYILKQKTLTAGKHSAAE, from the coding sequence GTGGCCCATCGAGATATTCAGCAACATCGCAACCCGCTGGTTCGTTCGCTACTGCTGGCGACAGGCTGGCTCGCGGTGGCGCTGGGGGTCATCGGTATCTTCCTGCCCGTCCTTCCAACCACGCCATTTCTTCTTTTGGCAGCCGCCTGCTTCGTGCGCAGCTCGCAGCGTTTCTACGACTGGCTGGTGGGCCATCCACGCCTTGGGCCCTGGTTTCGCGACTACCTGGAAGGCAACGGCATCCCGCTAAAAGGCAAAGCGTACGCAATTGCTACGATGTGGGTCAGCATCGGCATTTCCTGCTGGCTGGTTCCCCTCATCTGGGCTCGAATAGGCATGTTGCTAAGTGCGACGCTCGTGACCCTGTACATTCTCAAACAGAAAACGCTGACCGCTGGCAAACACTCTGCTGCGGAGTAA
- a CDS encoding tRNA-uridine aminocarboxypropyltransferase, translated as MSRPRCSRCQRPMPRCLCALIPAALDSRTHILILQHTSEAGHALNTARLAALGLRNATLQVGEYFEDDCDGALQSYVLFPGDDAVPVGRLGCSETPIRLIVPDGTWRKARKILHLNPWLAALPRVALPEGLTSRYRLRKAPMPGALSTIEAIVTALDVLEAPSQFDALLRPFEALIEGQINAMGEEVYRRNHADRQ; from the coding sequence ATGTCCCGTCCACGATGTTCGCGCTGTCAGCGCCCTATGCCCCGCTGCCTGTGTGCGCTGATACCGGCGGCGCTGGATAGCCGTACCCATATACTGATACTTCAGCATACGAGTGAAGCAGGGCACGCCCTGAATACGGCGAGGCTGGCGGCTTTGGGGCTGCGTAACGCGACGCTGCAGGTCGGCGAGTACTTCGAGGACGACTGTGATGGTGCACTGCAGAGTTATGTGCTCTTCCCCGGCGATGATGCCGTGCCCGTCGGCAGGCTTGGCTGCAGTGAAACACCCATACGTTTGATCGTCCCCGATGGCACATGGCGCAAGGCGCGCAAGATCCTGCATCTCAATCCATGGTTGGCGGCGCTGCCGCGGGTGGCACTGCCTGAAGGGCTGACTTCTCGCTACCGTTTGCGCAAGGCGCCAATGCCCGGCGCGCTATCGACAATTGAGGCGATCGTTACGGCGCTGGATGTCCTCGAGGCCCCCAGTCAATTTGACGCATTGCTGCGTCCGTTCGAGGCGCTGATCGAGGGCCAGATCAATGCCATGGGCGAAGAGGTCTATCGTCGCAACCATGCGGACCGGCAATAA